The DNA window ATAAAGTAGGAATAAATATTTTAACAAGAGAAGAAGGAATAAAAAGTAATAAGAAATGGTTTCCCTATAATAAAGGAGGAGAATTTAGAAAGTGGTATGGAAATCATGAATATTTAGTTAATTGGGAAAACGATGGTTATAAAATGAGAAACACTACACATCCATCTGGAGATAGGCCTATTTCTAGTAATTATAATTTAGAATATATTTTTAAACCTCTTATAAGTTGGTCAGCAATTTCAACAAGAGCTTTTAGTTCAAGAATTTCTTATAATGGACATATATGTGATGCAGCAGGTTCTGCATGCTATCCAATCTCAAATATACTTCAATTTTTAGCTATTTTGAATAGTAAAGTAACTTTTGAATTTTTAAAATTAATGAATCCTACATTAAATTTTCAAGCTGGAAATATAGGAAATATCCCAATTATCTTACAAAATGGTTTTCTAAAATTTATAGAAAATATTACTCAGCAAAATATCTCAATTTCAAAAGAAGAGTGGGATTCAAGAGAAACTTCTTGGGATTTTGAAAAATTATCTTTAATTGATGGAAAAGATTTAAAGACTGCTTATGAAAATTATTGTAATCATTGGAGAGATAATTTTGTTCAACTACATAAAAATGAAGAAGAATTAAATAGACTTTTTATAGAAATTTATGATTTACAAGATGAAATGGATGAAAAAGTTGCTTTTGAAGACATTACTATATTAAAGAAAGAAGCTAAGATTGTTGAGCTTGATAATAGCATTTCTAAGAATTTTTCTAGTGAATCAGAAAAATATTTATATGATAGAGGAGTTAGTTTAGAATTTAACAAAGATGAATTAGTAAAACAATTTTTATCTTATGCTATTGGTTGTATTATGGGTAGATATTCAATAAATAAATCTGGACTTGTTATAGCAAATAGTGATGATATGTTAGAATTATCAGAAAATAAGTTTATAGTTAAAGGTACTGATGGAGAAATAAGACAAGAAATTGAAAGTAAATTTTTACCTGATGAATTTGGAATTATTCCAATAACAGATGAAAAAGATTTTTCAAATGATATAGTTGAAAAACTAAAAGAATTTATAAAGTATGTTTATGGAGAAGAAAATTTAAAAGATAATCTTAATTTTATAGCAGAAGCATTAGGAAATAAAGATAATAAATCTGCTGAAGAAATTATTAGAACATATTTTATAAAAGATTTCTATTCAGACCATTTACAAAGATATCAAAAAAGACCAATTTATTGGCTAATGAATAGTGGAAAGAAAAATGCTTTTTCTTGTTTATTTTATATGCACAGATATGAGCCTTTAACAGTTGCAAGAGTGAGAGCAGATTATTTGATACCTTATCAAGAAATGTTAGAAAATAAGAGAAAGTTTATAGAAAGACAGTTATCAGATGATGATATATCAGCAAAAGAAAAGAAAAATATTGAAAAACAATTAAAAGAATTGGATACATTGTTAAAAGAATTAAGAGAGTATGCTAATGAGGTAAAACATATTGCTGAACAAAAAATTCCATTGGATTTAGATGATGGAGTTAATGTTAATTATGAAAAATTGGGGGCTATTCTTAAAAAGAGGTAGGGGAAAATGGAGAGTATAAAGATTAGTGATAAATTAAAAGAATTGATAGATGAAAAATATAGAAATAACTATATTTTTAATACTACAACTCAAAATTCAGATATATTTTGTAAATACTTTCACTTAGAAAAATATGATGAAGAAATTATTTTAAAAGAATTAGAATTAGAAACAGACCCATTAGCAATTTTATTTTTAAATCTTATAAAGTTTGAAATTGGAGAGAAAAAAGAAAAATATAATAACTCAAAAATATGTTTAAAACAGTTAAAAGAACAAGAAGAATTTTTTTATAAAATAATATTTAATATATGTGTTTACTCTAAATTGATTGATATCTTAAAAGAAATTAAAAAAATTAGAAAAAACGAGGCTAATTTTTTAGATAATTTTGTTTTCTCACTATATAATTCTATAAAAGTATTTAATAATCATAATTTAATAATAAAAGTTTTAATTTTTTTAGGAAAAGGAAATAAAAATGGAATAGATATAATAAATACTCAAAGAAAGAAGGTAACGAATATTGTAAAAATACCTTTTTATATTTCTCTTTTAGAATTGAAAAAATTTCAGATTTTAGATGAAGATTTATATCAAGAAATTTTAGTAGAGTATATTGAAAAATTAATATATTTTTGTCAAAATAAAAAGGAAGTTGAAAATTCACTTACTTATCTTAATTTTCTGAATGTTGGAATGAAAAAATTAAATAATATAAATGATTCAACAATTAGAAATAGTCTAAAAGAAAAAACAAAATCACTTAGTGAACAATTAGTAGAAGCCTCTAAAATGTGTAATAATGTAATTGAATACATAGATAATGAAAAAGTAAATATAATAAAAGATAATTATAAATATATCAGTAATGAAAAAAGTTTAGAAAAAAATATAAAAAATTTAGAAATTTTACTCTTAAAACAACTTAATAATTTATCTAATATCAATAAAAATCCTAGTATTTTAAAAAAATTAGCTAAACCTTTATATTTAGATGAGAATAGAGTAATTGCCAATAAAGAAGATGAAAATAAAGATATTTATGATGTTATTACTTGTATATTTTTACACTTAGTAATTCTATTTTGTGAAAATCCTATTTTTAATAGTTGTGAAACTAAAAAATTAAAATATATTCTAAAAAATGAAGAAATGAAAGGCTTTTTAGATGAAATTATGGAAAACTATTTTTGTGGAAATTATTTTACTTGTTGTTCTGCTATTTCACCTACTATTGAAAGATTAATAAGAAATACATATTTAAAACTAGGTGAATCAGAGAATGCATTAGATGGAAAAGATAATTCTATTCAAAGAAGAAATAATTTGGATAATTTGCTAAAAAAAGAAAATATAAGAAAAATATATGGTGAAGAGTTTATAAATTATTTTTCTTGGCTTTTTAATAATGATATTAGTTATTATAATTATAGAAATTCTGTTTGTCATGGTTATAAAAATTATGAGCAATATAATAAAATTGAAACTACATTACAGCTATTTATATTAATACTATTTTTAAAGAAATTCTATAAATATTTTGATAAAATAGAAGAAAGCAAAAAAGAATAATTCTCTGAAAGGAGGAATCCACATGAAGAAAATCCCAATAGGAATAAATGATTTCAAAACCTTAATTGAAAATAACTACTACTATATTGACAAAACTAAACATATAGAAGATATTTTAAATGATGGTTCAGAAGTTATTCTATTTACTCGTCCAAGAAGATTTGGAAAAACATTAAATATGTCAATGTTAAAATATTTTTTTGATATTGAAAATAAAGAAGAAAATAAAAAGTTATTTAATGATTTATATATAAAAAGTTCTGAATATATAAGTGAACAAGGAAAATATCCTGTTATATATATTTCATTTAAAGATTTAAAAGCTAAAAACTGGGAAAGTTCTATTTTCAAATTGAAAAATCAATTAAAAGATTTATACAAAGAATTTCTTTATTTAAAAGATAGTTTAGATGAGATTTCACAAGAAGATTTTAATAAAATCATATATATGAAAGATAATGCTAATTATGAATATGCTTTAAAATATTTAACAGAATATTTATATAAATATTACAAGCAAAAAGTTATTGTAATTATTGATGAATATGATAGTCCAGTTGTAGATTCTTATGAAAATAATTATTATGATGAAGCAATAATGTTTTTTAGAAATTTTTATAGTTCAGTTTTAAAAGATAATCAATATTTAGAAAAAGGATTTTTAACTGGAATATTAAGAGTTGCCAAAGAAGGAATATTTTCAGGTTTAAATAATTTGGAAGTATGTAGTATATTAGATAATAAATATTCATCTTTTTATGGTTTAACAGAAGATGAAGTTTTAAAAACATTGAATTATTTTAATATGGAGTATAAGTTGGATGAAGTAAAAGATTGGTATGATGGATATAAATTTGGAAATAAAGAAATTTATAATCCTTGGTCAATTCTAAATTATATAAACAAAAAAGAAATTGGAACATATTGGGTAGGAACTTCAAATAATTTTTTAATAAATAATATTTTAGAAAATGCAGAAGCTAGTATATTTGATGAACTTGAATTACTATTTTCTGATAAAAAAATTGAAAAGACTATCTATTCAGATTCTAATTTCTATAATATAAGAAATCCACAAGAAATATGGCAGTTACTTTTACATACAGGTTATTTAACAACAAAAGAGAAACTTGATAGGAATTTCTATTCTTTAATTATTCCAAATAAAGAAATTAAAGATTTTTTTGAAAGAAGTTTTATAGGAAAGTTCTTAGGAAATGAAGATACTTTTAAAATGATGTTAAATGCTTTATTAAAAAAAGATATAATTAATTTTGAAAATAGTTTACAAAAAATTTTAAAATTAAGTTTTAGCTATTATGACATTGGAACAGAGGAAAAATTTTATCATAATTTTATTTTAGGAATAGTTTTATCTTTAAGTGATAAATACTATGTGAAATCAAATAGAGAAAGTGGTTATGGAAGATATGATATTCTTCTGGAACCAAGAAATAAAAAGGAAACTGCTTTTATTTTAGAATTTAAAGTAGCAAAAAGCGAAAATGAAATAGAGCCAAAATTAGAAGAAGCATTGAAACAAATAGAAGATAGAAAATATGATGTTGAATTAAAAAATAAAAATATATTTGATATTTTTAAAGTCGCTTTTGCATTTTATGGTAAGAAAGTAAAAGTCAGTAACTTATAAATTGAATAAAAAATGTAAAAACTGCAATAAATATTTGCAGTTTTTTATTTTTGTCCCAAATATTGAAATTTTGTCCCTACTATGTTATAATAATTTTGAAAAGAAATATAGTAGGAGGTGGAAAAATGAAAAAAGGAAATGTTATAAATTTAATAAAATATTATTCTGAAAATAATGATTTAGCTTTTAGAAATGAAGCTTATGAAATAGCTAAAGATTTTGATAAAACTGGGGATTATCAATTAGCTGAATATATTATGGGATTACTTTCTGATGTAAATACTTTTATTCCTCAAATAGATGAAAATAAATTAGTATTTCTAAAAAAATTAGAAATAAATGATGAACCTTTACCACTTCCTGATGAAATTAAGAAAGATGTTATTGGGATAGTAAATGCTGTTGGTCATAATATAGGGATAAATAAATTTTTATTTCAAGGTGCACCAGGAACTGGGAAAACAGAAACAGTAAAACAACTTGCTAGAATATTGGATAGAAATTTATTTGTTGTAGATTTTGCATATATTATAGATAGTAGATTAGGAGAAACAGCTAAAAATATTTCAAAACTATTTGATGAAATTAATACTTTGCCTAGTTCTGAAAAAGTAATTATCCTATTTGACGAAATAGATTCTATTGCATTAGATAGAACAAATTCAAAAGATATAAGGGAAATGGGAAGAGCGACAACTGCTGTTTTAAAAGGTTTGGATAATTTAAATCAAAAAATTTTGCTTATAGCAACTACAAATCTTTTTAGTCATTTTGATAAAGCACTGGTAAGAAGATTTGATTCTGTAATAGATTTTAATAGATATTCAAGAGAAGATTTAATTGATATATCTGAAATAATATTAAATTATTACTTATCAAAGTTTAAATTTGCTGGAAAAAATATTCGTCTTTTTAGAAAAATAATTTCTCTTATAAAGGAAATTCCTTATCCTGGAGATTTGAAAAATATTATAAAAACATCAATAGCTTTTAGTAGTCCAAATGATGAATATGACTATTTGAAAAGATTATACTCATCTCTAGTAGGAAATAAAGATTTAAAAACCATGCAATTACAAGGTTTTACTGTAAGAGAAATAGAAATATTAACAGGTATTTCTAAAAGTCAAGTATCTAGGGAATTAAAGGAGTAGGAAAATATGAATGATATTCTTCAATTAAAAGGTAAATTTGAGCAAAGAAAAAATGAATCTAAACCTGGAGCTTCAAATATTCCAAAAGAAAAAAAAGTTAGATTAGAATATTTAAAAAAATTGAAAGATGATTTAATTAATGTTAGGAAATTTTGGAAAAATGAAAAACTTTTAATTAATCCATTAATAAGTTTATATTATAGAACTGTTGTTGCAAAAAGCAATAGAGTGAAATCTATTCTTGAAACTTCTCCAAAGAAAAATAATGATAGTATTGTAGGAGCAAAATTTTCTGATTCAGATATTAAAAAACATATAATTACTCATTGTATAAGTAGTAAAGTTTTAGATGATGCAATAATTAATTTAGAAACTGTTATCAATCTTTTTTATAAAACATTTGGAGAAAATATAACTCATGAACAAATAGTAGATATAAATAATAAAAAATATGAGCATATTTTTAGTTCTACTATCCCTAGAACAAGATTTGTAAATACTATTGTAGATTCATATTATTTAGAAAGTTTTGGTGTTGAAAAAAATAATACTTCCTTGGAAGAAAAAGCAATTATTACATTATATAATACAGGAGTAAAAACTTCTGAAATAATGAAACAATTAGAAATTGATTTTTTAGAAAGAAGAAGTATTGATGAAACAACTATTTTATTAGACCCCACTCAGTATAAACTTTTAAAAGAAAAAGCACCTTATTTAATATCTATGGCAGTGAGTGATATATCTGTTTTAGATAAAGATGATATTTTTGAAGAAAATAAAGATTATACTATAAGCATTCCTAAACCTAAAAATGAACCTGTGATAGGTGTTATAGATACTATGTTTGATACCAATGTTTATTTTTCTGAGTGGGTAGAATTTAAAAATATGTTAGAAAAAGATATTCCCTTAGATGCGAATGATTATTACCATGGGACAGAAGTTTCATCTATCATAGTTGATGGAGCAACAATAAATCCAAATTTAGATGATGGTTGTGGAAGATTTAAAGTTAGACATTTTGGAGTAGCAAAAAGTGGTAGTTTTAGTTCATTTATAGTTTTGAAAGCAATAAAAGAAATAGTTGAAAAAAATAAAGATATAAAAGTTTGGAATTTATCTTTAGGTTCAGCTATGGAGATAAATCCTAATTTTATTTCTCCAGAAGCAGCAATTTTAGATAAAATTCAATTTGAGAATGATATAATTTTTGTGGTTGCTGGAACAAATAAACCTAAAAGTTCAAATGTAAAAAAAATTGGAGCACCTGCTGATTCAATAAATTCAATAGTTGTAAATTCTGTTAGCATTAGTAATAAACCAGTTGATTATTCAAGAGAGGGTTTAGTGTTATCATTTTTTAACAAACCAGATATAAGTTACTATGGTGGAGATAGTGAGCAGAGAATTAGAACTTGTTCTCCCTATGGGGAAACAATGGTTGCTGGAACATCATTTGCAGCACCTTGGATAAGTAGAAAACTGGCATATCTTATTAATATCTTAGGTTTATCTAAAGAAACTGCTAAGGCTTTAATTATTGATTCAGCAACTGGCTGGAATAAACAAGTATATTCATCATCACTCATAGGATATGGAGTTGTTCCTATTAAAATTAGTGATGTTATACAAAGTTCTAATGATGAAATTAAATTTATTATTGATGGAGTTTCTGAAAAGTATGATACCTATACTTATAGTATCCCTGTTCCTGATGATGGAAATAATCAACCATTTATATCAAAAGTAACCTTATGTTATTTCCCAAATTGTAGTAGGAATCAAGGAGTTGACTATACAAATACAGAGATGGATATAAAATTTGGAAGATTAGATATAAAAAAAGGAAAAGATAGAAAAAAGGATAGAATAGACATTGAAGATATAAATGATAATAAGCAATCTGAAGAAGTAAATTATTATTTATATGAAGAAGATGCAAGAAAACTATTTAGAAAATGGGATAATATAAAACATAAAAGAGAATATATAGTAACAAAAAAAGGTGGAAAAAGGCGAGGTAAAAAGAAAAAAGAAAATCCTCTATGGGGAATTAGTATAAAAACAAAAGAAAGACTTAATTCCAAAGATGGAAAAAGTTTAAAATTTGGTCTTGTTATTACTTTAAAAGAAATTAATGGAGTGAACAGAATAGAGGAATTTATTCAACAATGTTTATTTAAAGGTTGGCTAGTAAATAGAATTAATGTTGAAAATAAAATTGATATTTATAATAAAGCTGAAGAAGAAATTATTTTTGAATAAAAACTTTAAAAACTACAATAAATATTTGCAGTTTTTTGTTTTTTTAGATATACTAAAAGGTGGAAATATATTGAAAGGATAAGATTATGGAAATAGATAAAATTAAAGAAATGCTTGAATATAGATTTAGTTTAACCACTGAACTTCCACAAAAAAGACATATAATTTTTTGGTATGATTCAAAAAAAGAATTTAAAGATTTAATTGATGAGTTAAATTTAACTGATGTAAAAATAATTAAATTAACTAAGTCTGTTGATAAAAAAGGAGAAGGTATCTATACAAATATATTTAAAACAAAATATACTTTGGAAGTTATTGATACCGAGTCTAATTATTTAATTTATAGTGAATATCCTAGAGCTATTGACAGTGAAAATTATCTTTTAGATATAGAAAAATACTCAGAATTTTTTGAAGCAGACAAATCAGCAATGATAGTTGAAGAATTAAAATTAGATAGAACTAACTATAGATTTGGAGAAATTATAAGGGAATGTTCAAGTTTTTTTGCTAATAAAGAAAGAAGAGAAAAATTAATAAAATTAATTGAAAATCCAGAATCTTTAGATGATGAAGAATTTAAACTTTCAATATTGACTGTTATTTCTGGAGCTAAAACAGTTGATATCTTAGAAATATTGAAAAATATAATTTTAAATAGAAATAAACTACAAGATATTGAAAAATGGATGAGTTTAGAATTTTTATTTTCTGAAATAAAAAAGAAATTTGATGTTGAAGTAACTAGTTTTGAGCAATTTTTAAAAATTCTTATGGTAACTCATTTTTATTGTGAATTACAAAAGAAAACTCATACAAATTTAGAAAATTATTTTAAAGGTAAAAAAAATGAACTATATATCTTTACTGATTCATTGTTGCAAAATAAGCAAAGTTCTAAAATTATAAGAGCTGAATTTTATGAACTTGCCAAAGATTTAAATATAAAAGATAGAATAGATGAATTAGAACTAGATCATTCTATAAAAGGAACTGCTTTTGAATATTTTGATAAGGTTATTATAAAAGATATTATAGAGATTTTTAATTCAGAAATTATTGATTATGATAAATATAAAAAATATATAGAGATAAGATTGGATAACTCTTTATGGAGAGAGGAGTATCAACACTTTTATAATGCATTGTTAGCTACTAATGATTTTTTTGAATTAAAAGATTCATTAATAATTGAAGATAGAGAAGAATTAAGAGAAATTTTTAAAGATTACACTAAAAATTATTTCTTAATAGATAAGTTGTATAGAGATTTTTATTATTCCTATGATAAAATAAAAAATATTGAATTAGCACCTCTTTTTGACACTTTAAAATCTAAAATAGATAAATTTTATGAGATTGATTATCTTGAAAAATTATTGGAACTATGGTCAAGTAAA is part of the Fusobacterium nucleatum genome and encodes:
- a CDS encoding DUF4209 domain-containing protein yields the protein MESIKISDKLKELIDEKYRNNYIFNTTTQNSDIFCKYFHLEKYDEEIILKELELETDPLAILFLNLIKFEIGEKKEKYNNSKICLKQLKEQEEFFYKIIFNICVYSKLIDILKEIKKIRKNEANFLDNFVFSLYNSIKVFNNHNLIIKVLIFLGKGNKNGIDIINTQRKKVTNIVKIPFYISLLELKKFQILDEDLYQEILVEYIEKLIYFCQNKKEVENSLTYLNFLNVGMKKLNNINDSTIRNSLKEKTKSLSEQLVEASKMCNNVIEYIDNEKVNIIKDNYKYISNEKSLEKNIKNLEILLLKQLNNLSNINKNPSILKKLAKPLYLDENRVIANKEDENKDIYDVITCIFLHLVILFCENPIFNSCETKKLKYILKNEEMKGFLDEIMENYFCGNYFTCCSAISPTIERLIRNTYLKLGESENALDGKDNSIQRRNNLDNLLKKENIRKIYGEEFINYFSWLFNNDISYYNYRNSVCHGYKNYEQYNKIETTLQLFILILFLKKFYKYFDKIEESKKE
- a CDS encoding ATP-binding protein — its product is MKKIPIGINDFKTLIENNYYYIDKTKHIEDILNDGSEVILFTRPRRFGKTLNMSMLKYFFDIENKEENKKLFNDLYIKSSEYISEQGKYPVIYISFKDLKAKNWESSIFKLKNQLKDLYKEFLYLKDSLDEISQEDFNKIIYMKDNANYEYALKYLTEYLYKYYKQKVIVIIDEYDSPVVDSYENNYYDEAIMFFRNFYSSVLKDNQYLEKGFLTGILRVAKEGIFSGLNNLEVCSILDNKYSSFYGLTEDEVLKTLNYFNMEYKLDEVKDWYDGYKFGNKEIYNPWSILNYINKKEIGTYWVGTSNNFLINNILENAEASIFDELELLFSDKKIEKTIYSDSNFYNIRNPQEIWQLLLHTGYLTTKEKLDRNFYSLIIPNKEIKDFFERSFIGKFLGNEDTFKMMLNALLKKDIINFENSLQKILKLSFSYYDIGTEEKFYHNFILGIVLSLSDKYYVKSNRESGYGRYDILLEPRNKKETAFILEFKVAKSENEIEPKLEEALKQIEDRKYDVELKNKNIFDIFKVAFAFYGKKVKVSNL
- a CDS encoding ATP-binding protein, encoding MKKGNVINLIKYYSENNDLAFRNEAYEIAKDFDKTGDYQLAEYIMGLLSDVNTFIPQIDENKLVFLKKLEINDEPLPLPDEIKKDVIGIVNAVGHNIGINKFLFQGAPGTGKTETVKQLARILDRNLFVVDFAYIIDSRLGETAKNISKLFDEINTLPSSEKVIILFDEIDSIALDRTNSKDIREMGRATTAVLKGLDNLNQKILLIATTNLFSHFDKALVRRFDSVIDFNRYSREDLIDISEIILNYYLSKFKFAGKNIRLFRKIISLIKEIPYPGDLKNIIKTSIAFSSPNDEYDYLKRLYSSLVGNKDLKTMQLQGFTVREIEILTGISKSQVSRELKE
- a CDS encoding S8 family peptidase, which translates into the protein MNDILQLKGKFEQRKNESKPGASNIPKEKKVRLEYLKKLKDDLINVRKFWKNEKLLINPLISLYYRTVVAKSNRVKSILETSPKKNNDSIVGAKFSDSDIKKHIITHCISSKVLDDAIINLETVINLFYKTFGENITHEQIVDINNKKYEHIFSSTIPRTRFVNTIVDSYYLESFGVEKNNTSLEEKAIITLYNTGVKTSEIMKQLEIDFLERRSIDETTILLDPTQYKLLKEKAPYLISMAVSDISVLDKDDIFEENKDYTISIPKPKNEPVIGVIDTMFDTNVYFSEWVEFKNMLEKDIPLDANDYYHGTEVSSIIVDGATINPNLDDGCGRFKVRHFGVAKSGSFSSFIVLKAIKEIVEKNKDIKVWNLSLGSAMEINPNFISPEAAILDKIQFENDIIFVVAGTNKPKSSNVKKIGAPADSINSIVVNSVSISNKPVDYSREGLVLSFFNKPDISYYGGDSEQRIRTCSPYGETMVAGTSFAAPWISRKLAYLINILGLSKETAKALIIDSATGWNKQVYSSSLIGYGVVPIKISDVIQSSNDEIKFIIDGVSEKYDTYTYSIPVPDDGNNQPFISKVTLCYFPNCSRNQGVDYTNTEMDIKFGRLDIKKGKDRKKDRIDIEDINDNKQSEEVNYYLYEEDARKLFRKWDNIKHKREYIVTKKGGKRRGKKKKENPLWGISIKTKERLNSKDGKSLKFGLVITLKEINGVNRIEEFIQQCLFKGWLVNRINVENKIDIYNKAEEEIIFE
- the pglZ gene encoding BREX-1 system phosphatase PglZ type A, with protein sequence MEIDKIKEMLEYRFSLTTELPQKRHIIFWYDSKKEFKDLIDELNLTDVKIIKLTKSVDKKGEGIYTNIFKTKYTLEVIDTESNYLIYSEYPRAIDSENYLLDIEKYSEFFEADKSAMIVEELKLDRTNYRFGEIIRECSSFFANKERREKLIKLIENPESLDDEEFKLSILTVISGAKTVDILEILKNIILNRNKLQDIEKWMSLEFLFSEIKKKFDVEVTSFEQFLKILMVTHFYCELQKKTHTNLENYFKGKKNELYIFTDSLLQNKQSSKIIRAEFYELAKDLNIKDRIDELELDHSIKGTAFEYFDKVIIKDIIEIFNSEIIDYDKYKKYIEIRLDNSLWREEYQHFYNALLATNDFFELKDSLIIEDREELREIFKDYTKNYFLIDKLYRDFYYSYDKIKNIELAPLFDTLKSKIDKFYEIDYLEKLLELWSSKVYEREKLPQQRDFYKNNIVKADVRTVVIISDALRYEVGCEISQKLRKEANVKEIKIEAMLTDLPSRTFLGMANLLPCKKERDIDLVSAKVLIDGIDSQGTENREKILKTSCEESSAISFDNFYKMNRAKQEEYIKGKKVIYIYHDSIDAIGDKAKTENNTFNACKDAVENIVSLSKLLSSLGVVNIYITSDHGFLYEKKEVEEYNKLELKNTKYKSIGKRYAIYENEVEEKGCVTLKLDSLYGVFPEKNQRIKASGSGLQFVHGGASPQEMIIPLVNYKSGANSKKISKVQVRIRESVAKITSNLTKFSIYQIEAVSIKDKFIERDVSVALYDGDVRVSDEKKLKLNSIEENTIHDFRLTLSGEHKKVTLKVIDIESGDILDSKEYDVSIGIASDFDF